In one window of Tellurirhabdus rosea DNA:
- a CDS encoding PPK2 family polyphosphate kinase, with product MNTYETKLLLDVDRFRQDGSDTFVLKEADTKIPDLYESDDQYDALLHSLTDELDELQQRMFAHNRYGLLAIFQAMDAAGKDSTIQKVFSGVNPLGLRVYSFKRPSEQELDHDFLWRCLVNLPERGTIGIFNRSYYEEVLAVKVHPDLLTEKQRLPEDLLEKPEKIWDHRYEDIRHIEKYLHRNGFPVVKFFLNISKKEQGKRLIKRIENPAKNWKFDDQDVVERGFWKEYMKAYEETINETATEHAPWYVVPADDKKNMRLIVAKILVEELKKLKFRYPEVNARQRKTLQQLKEVIEKQDKD from the coding sequence ATGAATACGTACGAAACCAAGCTGCTTCTGGATGTTGACCGTTTCCGGCAGGACGGCAGCGATACCTTTGTCCTGAAAGAAGCGGACACCAAAATTCCGGACCTGTACGAATCCGACGACCAGTACGACGCCCTGCTGCACAGCCTGACCGACGAACTCGACGAGCTTCAGCAGCGCATGTTTGCCCATAACCGCTACGGCCTGCTGGCTATTTTTCAGGCGATGGACGCCGCCGGGAAGGACAGCACCATTCAGAAAGTGTTCTCGGGCGTGAACCCGCTGGGGCTGCGGGTGTACTCATTCAAACGGCCGTCGGAGCAGGAACTCGACCACGATTTTCTGTGGCGCTGCCTCGTCAATCTGCCCGAACGCGGCACCATCGGCATTTTCAACCGCTCGTATTATGAGGAAGTGCTGGCCGTGAAAGTGCATCCGGACCTCCTGACCGAAAAACAGCGTCTGCCCGAGGACCTGCTCGAAAAACCGGAGAAAATCTGGGACCACCGCTACGAAGACATTCGCCATATCGAAAAATACCTGCACCGCAACGGCTTTCCGGTCGTGAAGTTTTTCCTGAATATTTCCAAGAAGGAGCAGGGCAAACGACTCATCAAGCGCATCGAAAATCCGGCGAAAAACTGGAAGTTCGACGACCAGGATGTGGTGGAACGGGGTTTCTGGAAAGAATACATGAAGGCATACGAAGAAACCATCAACGAGACGGCTACCGAACACGCGCCCTGGTATGTCGTGCCCGCCGATGACAAGAAGAACATGCGGCTGATCGTGGCCAAAATACTGGTGGAAGAACTGAAAAAACTGAAGTTCCGCTATCCGGAGGTAAACGCCCGCCAGCGAAAAACCCTGCAGCAATTGAAAGAAGTCATTGAAAAACAGGACAAGGACTAA
- a CDS encoding PPK2 family polyphosphate kinase: MNLKKPKFDAASFRFEGGRTRLSLRDTPTRIEPFYRDEADRTRQLDALTARIDQRQNEMHADEHYGLLVLFQAMDAGGKDSSIRHVFSGVNPSRFRVGEFKKPSKQDLAHDFLWRFWKELPERGYIGIFNRTYYEEVLVEKVHRERLTESSLPPNLVANPDELWKERYLDIRNFEDYLFRNGFLLIKIYLHVDKQEQGQRLINRLRDTEKQWKLSESDLEERQHWDEYIQAYEEAINATATKRCPWYIIPSDDRANQQLIIARIVTEVLDSLPIEFPTRDDKEARRLIREIERQDK, translated from the coding sequence ATGAACCTGAAGAAACCAAAATTTGACGCCGCCAGCTTCCGGTTTGAAGGAGGCCGCACCCGGCTGTCCCTGCGCGATACGCCCACCCGCATCGAGCCGTTCTACCGGGACGAGGCCGACCGGACCCGCCAACTCGATGCCCTGACGGCCCGGATCGACCAGCGCCAGAACGAGATGCACGCCGACGAACATTACGGTCTGCTGGTGCTCTTTCAGGCGATGGATGCGGGCGGCAAGGACAGCAGTATCCGGCATGTGTTCTCGGGCGTCAATCCGTCCCGGTTTCGCGTGGGGGAGTTCAAAAAACCCAGCAAGCAGGACCTGGCGCACGATTTCCTCTGGCGTTTCTGGAAAGAACTGCCCGAGCGGGGCTATATCGGCATTTTCAACCGGACGTATTACGAAGAAGTGCTGGTCGAAAAAGTGCACCGCGAACGCCTGACCGAAAGCTCACTGCCGCCGAATCTGGTCGCCAATCCGGACGAACTCTGGAAAGAACGCTACCTCGACATCCGGAATTTTGAGGATTACCTTTTCCGAAACGGCTTTCTCCTGATCAAGATTTACCTGCACGTGGACAAGCAGGAGCAGGGCCAGCGGCTCATCAACCGCCTGCGCGATACCGAGAAGCAATGGAAGCTGAGCGAGAGCGATCTGGAAGAACGGCAGCATTGGGATGAGTACATCCAGGCTTACGAAGAGGCCATCAACGCCACGGCGACCAAACGCTGTCCCTGGTACATCATTCCCAGCGACGACCGCGCCAACCAGCAACTCATCATCGCCCGGATCGTGACCGAAGTCCTCGACTCGCTGCCGATCGAGTTTCCCACCCGCGACGACAAAGAAGCCCGCCGCCTCATCCGGGAAATTGAAAGACAAGACAAATGA
- the msrA gene encoding peptide-methionine (S)-S-oxide reductase MsrA, producing MTQEQIAKTPGLEKATFGTGCFWCTEAMFEALDGVVSAVSGYEGGQKANPTYKEVCTGETGHAECVEVTYDPKKVSYAALLEAFFRSHDPTTLNRQGADVGTQYRSVIFFHNDEQKTLAQTAIAELNKSGAYNLPIVTEISPKSTFYAAEDYHQNYFANNPDQAYCSFVIAPKLDKFKKVFKEKLKKEVAQN from the coding sequence ATGACTCAGGAACAAATTGCAAAAACGCCCGGCCTCGAAAAGGCAACTTTCGGCACGGGCTGCTTCTGGTGTACGGAAGCGATGTTTGAAGCCCTCGACGGCGTAGTTTCGGCCGTTTCCGGATATGAAGGCGGTCAGAAGGCCAACCCCACGTACAAAGAAGTATGCACCGGCGAAACGGGCCATGCCGAGTGCGTGGAAGTAACCTACGACCCCAAAAAAGTGTCCTACGCCGCCCTGCTGGAAGCTTTCTTCCGCAGCCACGACCCGACGACGCTCAACCGTCAGGGTGCCGACGTGGGCACGCAGTACCGCTCGGTGATCTTCTTTCACAACGACGAGCAGAAGACCCTGGCCCAGACGGCCATTGCCGAACTGAACAAGTCCGGCGCGTACAACCTGCCGATCGTGACGGAAATCAGCCCGAAAAGCACGTTTTACGCGGCCGAGGACTACCACCAGAATTACTTCGCCAACAACCCCGATCAGGCGTACTGCTCGTTCGTGATTGCCCCGAAGCTGGACAAGTTCAAGAAGGTGTTTAAGGAGAAATTGAAGAAGGAAGTCGCCCAGAATTAA